Proteins found in one Brevibacillus brevis genomic segment:
- the hisG gene encoding ATP phosphoribosyltransferase has product MALTRNDQKLTIAMPKGRIFEEAVHFLQQAGLQVTADLQDSRKLIIPVENAKLEFIMAKPTDVPTYVEYGVADVGVVGKDVLLEEERDVYELLDLHIGYCRMMVAGLPDWKPTEAPRVATKYPKIASRYFRERGQQVEVIKLNGSVELAPMIGLADRIVDIVSTGRTLRENGLVELESICEITTRLIANRASYRMKSEAVDEIAGKFLEVIPHGN; this is encoded by the coding sequence ATGGCACTCACGAGAAACGATCAAAAGCTGACGATCGCCATGCCAAAAGGGCGGATTTTTGAAGAGGCTGTCCACTTCCTCCAACAGGCTGGCTTGCAGGTCACTGCGGATCTACAAGATTCACGCAAACTGATCATCCCTGTGGAAAATGCCAAGCTTGAATTCATTATGGCGAAGCCTACCGATGTTCCTACTTATGTCGAGTATGGGGTGGCTGACGTTGGCGTGGTTGGCAAGGATGTTTTATTGGAAGAAGAACGAGATGTTTACGAGCTATTGGATTTGCATATCGGCTATTGTCGCATGATGGTAGCGGGTCTGCCAGACTGGAAGCCGACGGAAGCTCCCCGTGTTGCGACGAAATATCCGAAGATTGCGTCACGTTATTTTCGTGAGCGTGGACAGCAGGTTGAGGTAATCAAGCTGAATGGTTCAGTAGAGCTTGCACCGATGATTGGGCTGGCTGATCGTATTGTGGATATTGTTTCGACAGGTAGGACATTGCGGGAAAATGGCTTGGTCGAGCTGGAGAGCATTTGTGAAATTACGACGAGGCTCATTGCTAATCGAGCCAGCTATCGGATGAAAAGTGAAGCAGTGGATGAGATCGCCGGAAAATTTTTAGAGGTCATTCCTCACGGGAACTAG
- a CDS encoding HD domain-containing protein: MDYVKDSLAALPADLVAEAQKRFDGQDPAHDWQHNLRVMAMCERIGSEEGADMEVLRLAALLHDIGRAEERQTGECHAEISARLAGEWLSERGMTEAFISRVQSAILAHRFRKERPPHTLEEKVLFDADKLDSIGAIGVARVFAYTGVIGQPIQSDDPNQHTPYKEYTWKLQRIKDKLFTQTAQKIAEDRHRFMTTFFEQWEWEVTGIR, translated from the coding sequence ATGGATTACGTGAAAGATTCTCTTGCCGCACTGCCTGCCGATCTGGTGGCAGAAGCACAGAAGCGCTTTGATGGACAAGATCCTGCACATGATTGGCAGCATAATTTGCGTGTGATGGCGATGTGTGAGCGGATTGGTAGCGAGGAAGGAGCGGATATGGAAGTGCTGCGCCTCGCTGCTTTGCTGCATGACATCGGGAGAGCAGAAGAACGGCAAACAGGAGAGTGCCATGCCGAAATTAGCGCAAGACTAGCAGGGGAATGGCTCTCCGAGCGCGGTATGACGGAAGCATTCATCTCGCGTGTACAGTCTGCAATTCTCGCCCATCGTTTTCGTAAAGAACGTCCTCCACATACCTTGGAAGAAAAGGTCTTGTTTGATGCAGACAAGCTGGATTCGATTGGGGCTATTGGAGTAGCTCGGGTTTTTGCTTATACTGGGGTTATTGGGCAACCCATACAATCGGATGACCCCAATCAGCATACACCTTATAAGGAATACACTTGGAAGCTGCAGCGCATCAAAGACAAGCTTTTCACCCAGACTGCCCAGAAAATCGCCGAAGACAGGCATCGATTCATGACAACGTTTTTTGAGCAATGGGAATGGGAAGTAACGGGGATTCGTTAA
- the hisD gene encoding histidinol dehydrogenase has translation MRIMSASQYDGKRSVDAGTREQQEAVKAILTSVRQQGDEALRYYTERFDRVLLQNFRVSESEFAEASELVSPQVKAALTEAAENIRAFHERQVRQSWFTTKESGTLLGQLIRPLQRVGLYVPGGTAAYPSSVLMNAIPAKIAGVPEVVITTPPGADGKINPAILVAAQIAGVSEIYKVGGAQAIAALTYGTEQIKAVDKIVGPGNIFVALAKREVFGLVSIDMVAGPSEIAVIADETANPRYVAADLLSQAEHDPMSAAILVTTSQALAEQVSQEVERQLADLPRKSIAETAIRDYGVILLVDDLDEGFAVINRIAPEHLEIMIAEPFERLGKVENAGAIFLGPYSSEPVGDYFAGTNHVIPTNGTARFSSPLSVDDFIKKSSVVSYSKRDLRENGHKIVALAEQEGLSGHGRAILARLQDFETEEQESEKR, from the coding sequence ATGCGTATCATGTCAGCCAGTCAGTATGACGGGAAACGATCAGTAGATGCAGGAACGAGAGAACAGCAAGAAGCGGTGAAGGCGATCCTCACCTCGGTTCGCCAGCAAGGAGACGAAGCGCTGCGCTATTACACGGAGCGATTTGATCGTGTGCTACTACAAAACTTCCGTGTGAGCGAGAGCGAGTTTGCTGAAGCAAGTGAGCTCGTGTCTCCACAAGTAAAGGCGGCATTGACGGAAGCAGCCGAAAATATTCGGGCGTTTCATGAGCGGCAAGTGCGTCAGTCCTGGTTTACCACCAAAGAAAGTGGCACATTGCTAGGCCAACTAATACGTCCATTGCAGCGCGTAGGTCTGTATGTTCCAGGCGGAACGGCAGCTTATCCTTCCAGTGTTTTGATGAATGCTATCCCTGCCAAAATTGCAGGTGTTCCTGAAGTAGTCATTACAACACCTCCAGGAGCGGATGGGAAAATCAATCCGGCGATACTCGTTGCAGCTCAAATTGCAGGAGTAAGTGAGATATACAAGGTAGGCGGAGCGCAGGCGATTGCGGCATTGACCTATGGGACGGAGCAAATCAAAGCGGTTGATAAAATCGTTGGTCCCGGTAATATTTTCGTGGCACTGGCAAAGCGAGAAGTTTTCGGATTGGTCAGTATCGACATGGTGGCAGGGCCCAGTGAAATTGCGGTGATCGCAGATGAGACGGCCAACCCGCGTTACGTCGCGGCAGACCTTCTTTCTCAAGCCGAGCATGATCCAATGTCAGCCGCTATATTGGTTACGACATCGCAAGCGTTGGCGGAGCAGGTATCACAGGAAGTCGAGCGACAGCTTGCCGATCTTCCACGCAAATCAATTGCAGAAACGGCGATACGCGACTACGGTGTTATTTTACTCGTCGACGATTTGGACGAAGGTTTTGCCGTAATCAACCGCATCGCCCCCGAGCATTTGGAAATCATGATAGCCGAGCCTTTTGAGCGTCTCGGAAAAGTGGAAAATGCAGGTGCAATTTTCCTCGGCCCATACAGCTCAGAGCCAGTCGGAGATTATTTTGCCGGAACCAATCATGTGATTCCTACGAATGGAACGGCGCGTTTTTCCTCGCCATTATCCGTCGATGATTTTATTAAGAAGTCGAGTGTTGTTTCCTACAGCAAACGAGATTTGCGGGAAAATGGACATAAAATTGTGGCGCTGGCAGAGCAGGAAGGATTGTCTGGACACGGTCGAGCGATCCTTGCGCGATTGCAAGATTTTGAGACAGAAGAGCAGGAGAGTGAAAAGAGATGA
- a CDS encoding acyltransferase, whose protein sequence is MRKTTRYPVNGVNPLWHMYRTVSFWKVMKNFIVIQLSRYTPIVSWKNWMYRTFLRMEVGQHSAVALMVMMDIMFPEKIKIGRNCVIGYNTTILAHEYLIDEYRLGEVIIEDAVLVGANTTILPGVTIGKGAIVAAGTVVHKDVPPGAFVGGNPMQLIRTKASEEEEGM, encoded by the coding sequence ATGAGGAAGACAACACGTTATCCCGTAAATGGGGTAAACCCGCTTTGGCACATGTATCGAACGGTAAGCTTCTGGAAAGTCATGAAAAATTTTATTGTCATCCAACTCTCCAGGTATACGCCGATCGTTTCGTGGAAGAACTGGATGTACCGCACATTTTTGCGTATGGAAGTAGGACAGCATAGTGCGGTTGCGTTGATGGTAATGATGGATATCATGTTTCCCGAGAAAATCAAGATCGGTCGTAATTGCGTGATCGGGTACAATACGACCATACTTGCCCATGAATATTTAATTGATGAATACCGTTTGGGAGAAGTGATTATTGAAGATGCTGTCCTGGTGGGGGCCAACACTACCATTTTGCCGGGAGTAACGATTGGCAAAGGGGCCATTGTCGCCGCGGGAACGGTTGTTCATAAAGATGTCCCGCCTGGCGCCTTTGTAGGTGGGAATCCCATGCAACTCATTCGAACGAAAGCTTCAGAGGAAGAAGAAGGCATGTAG
- the uvrB gene encoding excinuclease ABC subunit UvrB, with protein MERFELVSEFQPSGDQPTAIAELVAGLKAGKRHQTLLGATGTGKTYTAAQVIAQVNRPTLVMAHNKTLAAQLCAEFKEFFPNNAVEYFVSYYDYYQPEAYIPQSDTFIEKDSSINEEIDKLRHSATSALFERRDVIIVASVSCIYGLGSPEEYRELLLSLRVGMEKGRDEILHRLVDIQYTRNDINFTRGTFRVRGDVVEIFPASQSEQAIRVEFFGDEIERITSIDVLTGEILGQRDHIAIFPASHYVTREEKMKLAIQSIEAELEERLKEFRDAGKLLEAQRLEQRTRYDIEMMMEMGFCSGIENYSRHLTGLPAGHAPYTLLDYFPEDFIVMMDESHMTLPQVRGMYNGDRARKDVLVDHGFRLPSARDNRPLKFEEFEGKLKQAIYISATPGPYELEHSPEMVQQVIRPTGLIDPTVTVRPIKGQIDDLIGEIQATIAKNERVLVTTLTKKMSEDLTDYLKEIGIKVRYLHSDIKTIERMQILRSLRLGEFDVLVGINLLREGLDLPEVSLVAILDADKEGFLRNERSLIQTIGRAARNAEGRVIMYADKMTDSMASAIRETERRRSIQMAYNEEHGITPQTVKKSVRDVIEATKVAEEKADYLPHADFKKMPKKDRVAVIERMEEEMKEAARNLMFERAAELRDLILELKAEL; from the coding sequence ATGGAGCGTTTTGAATTGGTATCGGAGTTTCAACCGTCCGGTGACCAGCCGACTGCCATTGCCGAGCTGGTGGCAGGGTTAAAGGCTGGCAAGCGACACCAGACATTGCTGGGTGCGACGGGAACGGGAAAGACTTATACGGCTGCCCAGGTAATTGCTCAGGTGAACAGGCCGACACTCGTGATGGCTCACAACAAAACTCTGGCCGCTCAGCTGTGTGCAGAGTTTAAGGAGTTTTTCCCGAACAACGCGGTGGAATACTTCGTCAGCTACTACGATTACTATCAACCCGAAGCATACATTCCCCAATCGGATACGTTTATTGAAAAAGACTCGAGCATCAACGAGGAGATCGACAAGCTCCGTCACTCGGCTACCAGTGCGCTGTTTGAACGCCGAGACGTGATCATCGTTGCCTCCGTCTCCTGCATTTACGGATTGGGTTCGCCGGAAGAGTATCGCGAACTGCTCTTGTCTTTGCGTGTTGGCATGGAAAAAGGACGGGACGAGATTTTGCATCGGCTGGTCGATATCCAGTACACACGCAACGATATCAACTTTACACGTGGTACGTTCCGCGTGCGGGGTGACGTGGTGGAGATTTTTCCTGCTTCACAGAGTGAGCAGGCGATTCGCGTAGAGTTTTTCGGAGATGAAATTGAGCGGATTACTTCGATTGACGTACTGACCGGGGAGATTTTGGGACAGCGTGATCACATTGCCATTTTCCCTGCCTCTCACTACGTGACGCGCGAGGAGAAAATGAAGCTGGCTATCCAAAGCATCGAGGCCGAACTGGAAGAAAGACTGAAAGAATTCCGTGATGCGGGCAAGCTTCTGGAAGCACAGCGACTGGAGCAACGCACACGGTACGATATTGAGATGATGATGGAGATGGGCTTTTGCTCCGGTATTGAAAACTACTCACGTCATCTGACGGGACTTCCTGCCGGGCATGCTCCGTATACCTTGCTGGATTACTTCCCAGAAGATTTTATCGTCATGATGGATGAGTCGCATATGACCTTGCCGCAGGTTCGGGGGATGTATAACGGTGACCGCGCACGAAAGGATGTACTCGTCGATCACGGATTCCGTCTGCCTTCTGCACGCGATAACCGCCCACTCAAGTTCGAAGAGTTTGAAGGAAAGCTGAAACAAGCGATTTACATTTCAGCTACGCCTGGTCCTTATGAGCTGGAGCACAGCCCGGAAATGGTGCAGCAGGTGATTCGTCCGACAGGCTTGATTGACCCAACAGTTACGGTACGTCCGATCAAAGGACAGATTGACGATTTGATTGGCGAGATTCAGGCTACGATTGCAAAAAATGAGCGAGTTCTCGTCACGACTCTGACGAAGAAAATGTCTGAGGATTTGACGGACTATCTGAAAGAAATCGGAATCAAGGTCCGCTATCTTCACTCGGATATTAAAACGATTGAGCGGATGCAGATTTTACGTTCGTTGCGTTTAGGCGAGTTTGACGTGCTTGTCGGGATCAACCTCTTGCGGGAAGGTCTAGACCTGCCGGAGGTATCGCTTGTGGCGATTTTGGATGCAGACAAGGAAGGGTTCCTGCGCAATGAGCGCTCGCTGATTCAGACGATCGGTCGGGCTGCGCGGAACGCAGAGGGACGCGTTATCATGTACGCGGACAAAATGACAGATTCGATGGCTTCTGCGATTCGAGAGACAGAACGTCGTCGTTCCATTCAGATGGCGTACAATGAAGAGCACGGCATCACGCCGCAAACCGTGAAAAAGTCCGTCCGCGACGTGATCGAGGCGACCAAGGTAGCGGAGGAAAAAGCGGATTATTTGCCACATGCAGACTTCAAAAAAATGCCGAAGAAGGATCGCGTAGCTGTCATAGAGCGTATGGAAGAAGAAATGAAGGAAGCGGCACGCAACCTCATGTTCGAGCGTGCGGCCGAATTGCGTGATTTGATTCTCGAGCTGAAGGCGGAACTCTAA
- a CDS encoding phage holin family protein, with translation MSRWIIKMLLNGAALLLISNWFHSIYVANFTVALWATLILGMVNTVIRPILLFFTFPLQVLTIGLFWFVINAVTFALTAYFIDGFEVGPWPDNIGTVIVAAALMSIFGYLIEVVVGMKREKR, from the coding sequence ATGAGCCGCTGGATAATCAAAATGCTTTTAAATGGGGCTGCGCTGCTTTTGATCAGCAATTGGTTCCATTCCATTTATGTCGCGAATTTCACAGTAGCATTATGGGCTACGTTGATTTTGGGGATGGTGAACACAGTGATTCGGCCGATTCTGCTGTTTTTTACTTTTCCCTTGCAAGTATTGACGATCGGCTTGTTCTGGTTTGTCATTAATGCCGTGACGTTTGCGTTGACTGCCTACTTTATTGATGGATTTGAAGTGGGGCCATGGCCTGACAACATTGGCACTGTCATCGTGGCAGCAGCACTGATGAGTATTTTTGGCTACCTCATTGAAGTTGTGGTAGGGATGAAAAGAGAAAAGAGGTAG
- the uvrA gene encoding excinuclease ABC subunit UvrA produces the protein MPLEHIVVKGARAHNLKNVDVVIPRDKFVVLTGLSGSGKSSLAFDTIYAEGQRRYVESLSAYARQFLGQMDKPDVDSIEGLSPAISIDQKTTSRNPRSTVGTVTEIYDYLRLLYARVGRAVCPEHGIEIQSQTIEQMVDRLMEYPERTKMQILAPMVQGRKGEHVKLLEDIRKQGFVRVRVNGEITDLSEDIKLEKNKKHNIEVVVDRIVVKPDVQARLADSLETALRLADGKVIVDVMEQEELLFSEKHACPVCGFSIGELEPRIFSFNSPFGACSECDGLGVKLEVDPDMVVPDATKTLNDGAIGAWEPKTSTYYQQLLESACRHFNIRMDVPYEELTAAHRQILMYGSEGEKIHFRYENEFGQVREAVVPFEGVVINLQRRHLETSSDYIREQIEGFMSQKACPVCKGQRLRQESLAVKVGERSISELTTLSILDAHQFVDGLELTERETKIANLIVKEIKARLNFLIDVGLDYLTLSRAAGTLSGGEAQRIRLATQIGSSLMGVLYILDEPSIGLHQRDNARLIKTLEHMTKLGNTLIVVEHDEDTMMACDYIIDIGPGAGIHGGQIVAAGTPEEVMKDPNSLTGAYLSGRKFIPVPMERRKPSDKWIKIEGAKENNLKNVTAKLPLGVFVAVTGVSGSGKSTLINEILQKTLARDLNKAKVKPGEHRRILGLEHLDKVIDIDQSPIGRTPRSNPATYTGVFDDIRDLFASTNEAKVRGYKKGRFSFNVKGGRCEACSGDGIIKIEMHFLPDVYVPCEVCHGKRYNRETLDVKYKGKSIADVLEMTIEDGVEFFRNLPKIERKLQTIVDVGLGYMKLGQPATTLSGGEAQRVKLASELYRRSTGRTLYILDEPTTGLHTDDIDRLLKVLQRLVDNGDTVLVIEHNLDVIKTVDYIVDLGPEGGTRGGEIVGTGTPEEVAKMEGSYTGIYLKPILERDRERTNAKLEQFVAK, from the coding sequence ATGCCATTAGAACATATTGTCGTAAAGGGTGCACGTGCCCACAATTTAAAAAATGTTGATGTAGTCATTCCGAGGGACAAATTCGTCGTTCTGACGGGTTTGTCTGGCTCGGGTAAGTCCTCGCTTGCTTTTGACACAATTTACGCAGAGGGGCAACGACGCTATGTCGAGTCTCTGTCTGCATACGCCCGTCAATTTCTTGGGCAGATGGACAAGCCGGACGTGGACTCGATTGAGGGACTTTCCCCTGCGATCTCGATTGACCAGAAAACGACGAGCCGCAACCCTCGTTCCACGGTAGGGACGGTTACGGAAATCTACGACTATTTGCGCCTTTTGTATGCGCGTGTAGGTAGAGCGGTTTGCCCGGAGCATGGTATCGAGATCCAATCCCAGACCATCGAACAAATGGTCGATCGACTGATGGAGTATCCTGAGCGCACGAAAATGCAGATTCTAGCTCCCATGGTGCAAGGTCGCAAGGGAGAGCACGTCAAGCTGTTGGAGGACATCCGCAAGCAAGGCTTTGTCCGCGTGCGGGTCAATGGTGAAATTACCGATTTGTCGGAAGATATCAAGCTGGAAAAGAACAAGAAGCATAACATTGAGGTTGTCGTTGACCGGATCGTTGTGAAGCCGGATGTGCAGGCGCGTCTGGCAGACTCCTTGGAAACGGCACTTCGCTTAGCAGATGGCAAGGTCATCGTCGATGTGATGGAGCAAGAAGAGCTGCTGTTCAGTGAAAAACATGCTTGCCCGGTGTGCGGATTCTCCATCGGAGAGCTGGAGCCGCGGATTTTCTCCTTCAACAGCCCGTTTGGTGCCTGCTCGGAGTGCGACGGATTGGGTGTCAAACTGGAGGTAGACCCGGATATGGTCGTTCCTGATGCGACGAAGACGCTCAATGACGGGGCGATTGGCGCATGGGAGCCGAAGACTTCGACTTACTATCAACAATTATTGGAATCAGCTTGCCGCCACTTTAACATTCGGATGGATGTACCTTATGAAGAGCTTACTGCAGCGCACCGACAAATCTTGATGTACGGTAGTGAAGGCGAAAAAATTCACTTCCGCTATGAGAACGAGTTTGGGCAAGTGCGCGAGGCGGTCGTACCGTTCGAGGGTGTCGTCATCAACCTGCAACGACGTCATCTGGAGACCAGCTCGGATTACATCCGCGAGCAAATCGAAGGCTTCATGAGCCAGAAGGCGTGCCCTGTCTGCAAAGGTCAACGTTTGCGTCAGGAGAGCTTGGCGGTAAAGGTAGGGGAGCGCAGTATTTCCGAGCTGACTACGCTGTCGATTCTCGATGCGCATCAATTTGTCGATGGACTGGAACTGACAGAGCGGGAAACAAAGATCGCGAACCTGATCGTAAAAGAAATCAAGGCACGACTGAACTTCTTGATTGATGTCGGACTGGATTACTTGACGCTGAGCCGTGCGGCGGGAACACTGTCCGGGGGAGAAGCGCAGCGGATTCGACTGGCTACGCAGATCGGTTCTAGTCTGATGGGCGTTCTCTACATTTTGGATGAGCCGAGTATCGGACTGCATCAGCGTGATAACGCGCGTCTGATCAAGACGCTGGAGCATATGACCAAGCTGGGGAATACATTGATCGTCGTCGAGCATGACGAGGATACGATGATGGCCTGCGATTATATTATTGATATTGGACCAGGAGCTGGCATACATGGCGGTCAGATCGTAGCGGCAGGAACTCCGGAAGAAGTCATGAAGGACCCTAACTCTTTGACGGGTGCCTATTTAAGCGGGCGCAAATTCATCCCTGTTCCGATGGAGCGTCGCAAGCCTTCGGACAAATGGATCAAGATTGAGGGCGCGAAGGAAAACAACCTGAAAAACGTCACTGCGAAGCTTCCTCTAGGCGTTTTTGTTGCCGTAACAGGTGTATCTGGCTCAGGAAAAAGTACGCTGATCAATGAAATTTTGCAAAAGACATTGGCTCGCGATTTGAATAAGGCAAAGGTGAAGCCTGGGGAGCATCGCCGCATCCTGGGACTGGAGCATCTCGATAAGGTGATCGACATCGACCAATCTCCAATTGGACGTACACCACGTTCCAATCCGGCGACATATACAGGTGTCTTTGACGATATTCGCGACCTGTTTGCTTCCACTAATGAAGCTAAAGTGCGCGGCTATAAAAAAGGTCGCTTCAGCTTTAACGTCAAGGGCGGCCGTTGTGAAGCATGCAGCGGTGACGGGATTATTAAAATCGAGATGCACTTTTTGCCGGATGTGTATGTGCCTTGCGAAGTTTGCCACGGCAAGCGTTACAACCGCGAGACGCTTGATGTGAAGTACAAAGGCAAGAGCATTGCAGATGTTTTGGAAATGACGATCGAGGATGGGGTAGAATTTTTCCGCAATCTGCCGAAGATCGAGCGCAAGCTGCAGACCATCGTAGACGTGGGGCTGGGATATATGAAGCTTGGGCAGCCTGCTACCACGCTCTCTGGCGGGGAAGCACAACGCGTCAAGCTAGCCTCTGAGCTATATCGACGCAGCACAGGACGTACCCTGTACATCTTGGATGAACCGACAACCGGTCTGCATACAGACGATATCGATCGTTTGCTGAAAGTACTGCAACGATTGGTGGATAACGGCGATACAGTGCTGGTCATCGAGCATAATCTGGATGTCATCAAAACGGTTGATTACATCGTAGATTTGGGACCTGAGGGTGGTACCCGTGGCGGAGAAATTGTCGGTACGGGAACACCGGAAGAAGTGGCAAAAATGGAAGGCTCTTATACGGGTATCTATTTGAAGCCGATTTTGGAACGCGATAGAGAACGGACGAATGCCAAGCTAGAACAATTCGTTGCGAAGTAA
- a CDS encoding ATP phosphoribosyltransferase regulatory subunit, which translates to MAKPLGFEKPLGMRDILPESLAKQRHLERELRQCIERWGYDEISTPSLEYFDTVGAASATLTDRMFRLLDKQGHTVVLRPDMTTPIARVVSSLYKDVPLPIRLYYQANVFRAQEKEAGRNAEFSQTGIELIGDASVDADAEAIALAVFCLRAAGVETFRIAIGHVDFVDGLLEEEIEDEPIRNQFRQFLYERDFVGFRQLLATVDIPTEAKSRLEALLRLQGGKGKIEVARDLAGNGKAGRAVETIASLWESLEAYGVTEDLLIDFNLIINLNYYTGVVFEGYAADLGSPLLGGGRYDQLLSQFGRAASATGFAIKMDRLLQVTPSVKRQAPARVLLVYTEDCRSDALAEAQQLREDGLVVVTRLVSKIDEKQVGQEAGFTKVICITQQEE; encoded by the coding sequence ATGGCAAAACCCTTGGGATTCGAAAAGCCGCTCGGGATGCGGGACATACTGCCGGAATCGCTGGCGAAACAACGGCACTTGGAGCGGGAGCTGCGGCAGTGTATCGAGAGGTGGGGCTATGACGAAATTTCCACACCCTCTCTGGAATACTTCGATACGGTAGGAGCAGCAAGTGCGACACTGACAGACCGGATGTTTCGCCTCCTGGATAAACAAGGTCACACGGTAGTCCTGCGTCCGGATATGACAACGCCAATTGCAAGGGTTGTTTCCTCCCTTTATAAAGATGTTCCATTGCCAATACGGTTGTATTACCAGGCAAATGTGTTTCGGGCACAAGAAAAGGAAGCGGGGCGGAATGCAGAGTTTTCTCAAACCGGGATTGAACTGATCGGAGATGCGTCTGTCGATGCGGATGCGGAAGCCATTGCACTTGCTGTCTTTTGCTTGCGGGCAGCGGGTGTGGAAACGTTTCGTATTGCCATTGGGCATGTCGATTTCGTAGACGGTCTTTTGGAGGAGGAGATTGAGGATGAGCCTATTCGCAATCAATTCCGCCAGTTTTTGTACGAGCGGGACTTCGTTGGCTTCCGGCAACTACTTGCGACAGTAGACATTCCGACAGAGGCAAAAAGCCGATTGGAAGCCTTGCTGCGGCTGCAAGGGGGAAAAGGGAAAATCGAAGTAGCCCGTGATTTGGCAGGCAACGGAAAAGCAGGGAGGGCAGTCGAGACGATTGCTTCCTTGTGGGAATCGTTAGAAGCCTACGGGGTGACGGAAGATTTGTTGATCGATTTCAATCTGATCATCAATTTGAACTACTATACAGGGGTCGTTTTTGAAGGATACGCGGCAGATTTGGGCTCCCCGCTATTGGGCGGAGGACGCTACGATCAATTGCTCTCCCAATTTGGGCGGGCTGCATCCGCCACAGGCTTTGCGATCAAGATGGATCGGCTACTTCAGGTCACTCCTTCCGTAAAAAGGCAAGCACCTGCGCGCGTTTTGCTCGTTTACACGGAAGATTGCCGCAGCGACGCTTTGGCAGAGGCACAGCAATTGCGTGAGGACGGGCTCGTAGTAGTGACACGTCTCGTCTCCAAAATAGATGAGAAACAGGTTGGACAAGAAGCGGGATTTACCAAAGTCATTTGCATAACACAACAGGAGGAGTAG
- the hprK gene encoding HPr(Ser) kinase/phosphatase, producing MRKTNVSHLVDHFNMTILSGEEGLGREITVTDLSRPGLQLAGYYSYYAQERIQLFGLTEINFFQTLTPEERLERMNFLMQSQVPCFCVTRNQMVPEEMIDVSNRLGVPVLQSPLATTTLVGKVTNFLENRLAPTTTIHGVLTDIYGVGVLIMGSSGIGKSEAALELVKRGHRLVADDAVEIKQTQGGQLSGSAPELIQHLLEIRGVGIINIMTMFGAGAVRNVKNIEMVVQLELWEPHKMYERLGLDEETLKIMDTEIPIITVPVRPGRNLAVIIEVAAMNFRLKRMGYNAAMHFTRKQSNAILEDADSDL from the coding sequence ATGCGTAAGACGAATGTGAGCCATTTAGTGGACCATTTCAATATGACGATCTTGAGCGGGGAAGAGGGCTTGGGGCGTGAGATTACTGTTACGGATTTGAGTCGTCCGGGCCTGCAGTTAGCCGGTTACTATTCGTATTATGCGCAAGAGCGGATTCAATTGTTCGGCTTGACGGAAATCAACTTTTTTCAAACGCTGACTCCAGAGGAACGGCTGGAACGGATGAATTTTCTCATGCAAAGTCAGGTTCCCTGCTTCTGTGTGACCCGTAATCAAATGGTGCCGGAGGAGATGATTGACGTTTCCAATCGGTTGGGGGTACCTGTACTTCAGTCCCCGCTAGCAACGACTACGCTAGTCGGGAAAGTAACCAACTTCCTGGAGAATCGTCTTGCACCAACGACGACGATACACGGGGTACTCACAGACATTTACGGGGTCGGCGTTTTGATTATGGGATCGAGCGGGATCGGGAAGAGTGAGGCTGCACTTGAGCTAGTAAAGCGCGGACACCGACTCGTAGCAGATGACGCAGTAGAGATTAAGCAGACACAGGGCGGGCAGCTAAGCGGTAGTGCCCCTGAGCTGATTCAGCATCTTTTGGAGATCCGCGGTGTGGGAATTATCAACATTATGACGATGTTTGGGGCAGGTGCTGTGCGCAATGTGAAAAACATCGAGATGGTTGTTCAGCTAGAGCTGTGGGAGCCTCATAAAATGTACGAGCGGTTGGGGCTCGATGAGGAAACATTGAAGATCATGGATACCGAGATTCCGATTATTACCGTTCCTGTTCGACCAGGACGAAATTTGGCAGTCATCATTGAGGTTGCAGCGATGAATTTCCGTTTGAAACGGATGGGTTACAACGCAGCGATGCACTTCACACGGAAACAGTCGAATGCCATTTTAGAAGATGCCGATTCTGACTTGTAG